One genomic segment of Belonocnema kinseyi isolate 2016_QV_RU_SX_M_011 chromosome 2, B_treatae_v1, whole genome shotgun sequence includes these proteins:
- the LOC117183021 gene encoding uncharacterized protein LOC117183021 — protein MAMSKKAWSKKEVPWQKVAQYYASIVGSYSLFTIGIQPDAANSNVQIISIDQPSDSLIEKRSLGEKENGIRLRKYYDTEYDENDDSDEDDGDGLGYAALIINVASSYASVTGETPANVILDTIRLLQFVGALDEDAKMLLQSLRKPCN, from the exons ATGGCAATGAGTAAAAAGGCCTGGAGCAAAAAAGAAGTACCGTGGCAGAAAGTGGCTCAATATTATGCCAGTATTGTTGGCAGCTATAGTTTATTTACAATTGGTATCCAACCAGATGCTGCAAATTCCAACGTTCAGATCATCTCG ATTGATCAACCGAGTGATTCGCTGATTGAAAAGCGATCGTTGGGTGAAAAGGAGAATGGTATTCGTTTGAGAAAATATTATGATACTGAATATGATGAAAACGATGATAGTGATGAAGATGATGGAGATGGTTTGGGATATGCTGCtcttattataaatgttgcttcTTCTTATGCATCAGTTACTGGAGAAACTCCTGCTAATGTCATCCTTGATACAATCAGATTGCTGCAATTTGTAGGAGCTTTAGACGAG gatgCTAAGATGTTGCTTCAATCTTTAAGAAAACCCTGTAATTGA